Proteins found in one Sporosarcina sp. FSL K6-3457 genomic segment:
- a CDS encoding lactonase family protein encodes MSKVIGYVGTYTKKDSKGVYQFTLDTEKKEISNVKLAAELSNPTYITVSDDNKNLYAVSKDGENGGVTAFSINSETGELTKLNSQTSAGAPPCHVSVNQSNNNVLTANYHTTKISSYLTNEDGSLNPATSVIEHEGSGPHDRQEKPHMHFAGFTPDEKYAIAIDLGSDCVITYNINEGQLKIAQVYKTRPGSGPRHITFHPNKKFAYIMTELSSEVVALHYDEKDGSFSKQQSISTIPEDFEETNDGSAIHITSDGQYVYAGNRGHNSISLFKVDQDTGELTFKERTSTEGNWPRDFVLDPSEEFLVATNERSNTMTLFSRDKSTGKLAFVQSGVKVPEPVCVKFLNESLL; translated from the coding sequence ATGTCAAAAGTTATTGGATATGTTGGTACTTATACAAAAAAGGATAGCAAAGGAGTCTATCAGTTTACACTTGATACGGAGAAAAAGGAGATTTCGAACGTTAAACTAGCTGCCGAATTGAGCAACCCTACATATATTACGGTGAGTGATGACAATAAAAATTTATATGCTGTATCAAAAGATGGAGAAAATGGAGGAGTTACGGCCTTTTCGATAAATAGTGAAACAGGTGAGCTTACAAAGCTAAATAGTCAAACTTCTGCAGGCGCACCTCCTTGCCATGTGAGTGTCAATCAATCTAACAATAATGTTTTAACTGCTAATTATCATACAACGAAAATTTCATCTTATTTAACAAATGAAGATGGATCACTAAATCCAGCAACTTCTGTGATTGAGCATGAAGGCTCTGGTCCGCATGATAGACAGGAAAAACCCCATATGCATTTTGCAGGCTTTACTCCAGATGAAAAGTACGCTATAGCGATTGATTTGGGGAGTGATTGTGTTATAACTTATAATATAAATGAAGGACAATTAAAGATCGCACAAGTGTATAAAACAAGACCCGGAAGTGGCCCAAGACATATTACATTTCATCCAAATAAAAAATTCGCATATATCATGACTGAGCTTAGCTCAGAAGTCGTCGCTCTTCATTATGATGAAAAAGACGGAAGTTTTTCAAAGCAGCAATCCATTTCAACTATTCCAGAGGATTTTGAGGAGACAAACGATGGAAGTGCGATCCATATTACCTCTGATGGGCAATATGTGTATGCTGGAAATCGTGGACATAACAGCATTTCCCTATTTAAGGTGGATCAAGATACTGGAGAACTAACCTTTAAAGAACGGACATCAACAGAAGGCAATTGGCCGCGTGACTTTGTTCTAGATCCTTCCGAAGAATTTTTAGTCGCTACCAATGAAAGATCAAATACAATGACCTTGTTCAGCAGGGACAAATCTACAGGGAAACTTGCTTTCGTCCAATCTGGTGTAAAAGTCCCGGAACCTGTTTGTGTTAAGTTTCTGAATGAATCTTTATTATAA
- a CDS encoding NAD(P)/FAD-dependent oxidoreductase, whose protein sequence is MTQELELYDITIIGGGPAGLYAAFYSGMRDMKTKLIEAKEELGGRLLIYPEKMIWDVGGVTPIRCEQLIKQMIQQAHTFDPTIVLGQQISGLERLADGTMLLTSVTGEQHHTRTLVLALGYGVLKMAKLDIEEAERYEVTNLHYTVQELEVFRSKRVLISGGGDSAVDWANELEPIAASVTVVHRRERFGGHEKNVTRMKESSVDVRTPYAVARLHGNVSGDAIKAVSIARVNAEGILMEETQQLGVDAVIVNHGLRGDFGSIVEWGMDMGQWDINVNEKLATNLPGVFVAGDTANYPSKVNLIAGAFTDAVLAVNSAKLYLEPAAAKVAYVSSHNAKFKERNKALGVAEEDA, encoded by the coding sequence ATGACACAGGAGTTGGAGCTTTATGATATTACAATTATTGGTGGGGGCCCCGCCGGGTTGTATGCGGCTTTTTACAGCGGCATGCGCGATATGAAAACCAAGCTGATTGAAGCGAAGGAGGAACTGGGTGGGCGGCTATTGATTTATCCGGAGAAAATGATCTGGGATGTCGGTGGAGTTACGCCAATCCGTTGCGAGCAGCTCATCAAGCAAATGATTCAGCAGGCTCATACGTTTGATCCAACTATCGTATTGGGGCAACAGATTAGCGGACTGGAGCGACTCGCGGATGGGACAATGCTTCTGACCTCCGTAACGGGGGAGCAGCACCATACGCGTACGCTCGTCTTGGCGTTGGGATATGGTGTGTTGAAGATGGCGAAGCTGGACATCGAAGAGGCAGAGCGTTATGAAGTAACAAATTTGCACTATACCGTACAGGAACTTGAAGTCTTCCGCAGCAAGCGAGTTCTCATCTCCGGTGGCGGTGACTCGGCAGTCGACTGGGCCAACGAATTGGAGCCGATTGCCGCAAGTGTTACTGTCGTGCACCGCCGCGAACGCTTCGGCGGACATGAGAAGAATGTGACGCGGATGAAGGAATCATCCGTTGATGTTCGTACACCATATGCCGTGGCTCGGCTTCATGGCAATGTTAGCGGTGACGCCATTAAAGCGGTATCGATTGCTAGAGTGAATGCAGAGGGGATTTTAATGGAAGAAACACAACAATTAGGGGTAGATGCCGTGATTGTCAATCATGGACTGCGCGGCGACTTCGGTTCTATTGTCGAGTGGGGTATGGATATGGGACAATGGGATATTAATGTGAACGAGAAACTCGCAACCAATTTACCAGGTGTTTTTGTGGCGGGAGATACAGCGAACTACCCATCTAAAGTGAATCTGATTGCGGGAGCGTTTACCGATGCAGTGTTGGCAGTCAATAGCGCCAAGCTGTATTTGGAGCCAGCGGCAGCGAAGGTCGCCTATGTTTCTTCCCATAATGCCAAGTTCAAGGAAAGGAATAAAGCGCTTGGTGTAGCGGAGGAGGATGCGTAG
- the zwf gene encoding glucose-6-phosphate dehydrogenase, which translates to MTSINQKSIIVIFGATGDLANRKLYPSIYRLFRKGKLSENFSVVGVARRPLTNEEFRNNVKKSIHQYEHDEIEYDQFAEHFHYIPFDVTDLAHYQELNDLLSQLDEKHRTEGNRIFYLAMAPEFFGTIAANLKSEGLTDTSGWTRLVIEKPFGHNLESAQVLNDQIRHSFREEQIYRIDHYLGKEMVQNIEVIRFANAIFESLWNNQFIANIQITSSETLGVEDRGKYYESSGALRDMFQNHMLQMMALIAMEPPIKLTPEEIRSEKVKVLRALKPITEDDVNNYFVRGQYDRGIVEEKAVNAYRESNGVEPESNTETFIAAKLLINNFRWAGVPFYIRTGKRMSTKSTEIVIQFKDLPMNLYDDKDKQMHPNLLVIHIQPGEGITLHVNAKKEEHGTTPTPIMLNYQNIENDKMNTTEAYEVLLYDCMCGDSTNFTHWDEVALSWKYVDIIAKAWERKADNFPNYLSGSTGPKDSERLLSRDGFHWWNVTEKGYTER; encoded by the coding sequence ATGACATCAATCAATCAAAAATCAATTATAGTAATTTTTGGAGCAACCGGTGATTTAGCAAACCGGAAGCTTTATCCCTCTATCTACAGGCTATTTCGTAAAGGAAAGTTATCAGAAAATTTTTCAGTGGTAGGAGTTGCTAGAAGGCCTTTAACAAATGAGGAGTTTCGAAATAATGTTAAGAAATCCATTCATCAGTATGAGCACGATGAAATTGAATATGATCAATTTGCCGAACATTTTCATTATATTCCCTTTGATGTAACGGATTTAGCCCACTACCAGGAGTTAAATGATTTACTTTCCCAATTAGATGAAAAACATAGGACTGAAGGAAACAGAATTTTTTACTTGGCGATGGCTCCAGAATTCTTTGGAACAATTGCTGCCAATCTAAAGTCAGAAGGCCTTACTGATACGAGTGGATGGACACGTTTAGTAATTGAAAAACCTTTTGGTCATAATTTAGAATCGGCTCAAGTGTTAAACGACCAAATTCGACATTCATTCCGTGAGGAACAAATTTACCGAATTGACCATTACTTAGGAAAGGAAATGGTTCAAAATATTGAAGTCATTCGTTTTGCCAACGCAATATTTGAATCACTTTGGAATAATCAATTTATAGCTAATATACAAATAACCTCCAGCGAGACGTTGGGTGTTGAAGACCGTGGTAAGTATTACGAATCCTCTGGTGCATTGCGAGATATGTTTCAGAATCATATGCTACAAATGATGGCACTTATTGCTATGGAACCTCCAATTAAACTAACACCGGAAGAAATAAGAAGTGAGAAAGTAAAAGTTTTAAGAGCACTAAAGCCAATAACTGAGGACGATGTGAACAACTATTTCGTACGTGGGCAATATGATCGGGGCATCGTAGAAGAAAAGGCAGTAAATGCTTATCGAGAATCAAATGGTGTAGAACCAGAGTCTAACACAGAAACTTTTATCGCTGCTAAATTATTAATTAATAATTTTAGGTGGGCTGGTGTTCCTTTCTACATCCGTACAGGTAAACGGATGAGCACGAAATCAACCGAGATAGTCATCCAATTTAAAGACTTACCAATGAATTTGTACGATGACAAAGATAAGCAAATGCATCCAAACCTTTTGGTCATTCATATTCAGCCAGGCGAGGGAATTACGCTACATGTAAATGCAAAAAAAGAGGAACATGGGACAACACCTACTCCAATCATGTTAAATTATCAAAATATCGAAAATGATAAAATGAACACAACTGAAGCATATGAAGTCCTCCTTTACGATTGTATGTGTGGTGACTCAACGAACTTTACTCATTGGGATGAAGTGGCACTTTCCTGGAAGTATGTTGATATTATAGCGAAAGCATGGGAAAGGAAGGCAGACAATTTCCCAAACTATCTATCTGGTTCCACGGGGCCAAAGGACTCTGAACGTCTGTTAAGTAGGGACGGTTTTCATTGGTGGAATGTGACTGAAAAAGGCTACACTGAGAGGTGA
- a CDS encoding AraC family transcriptional regulator — protein MDQASLYIRLQHYESFQVGQMIPASSLHARINDNETNSCTLLIALSHGIRLYIDKIAIDLRQGSCILVLPAQRYTMEASNEEAQLARFTFETFEVEGMTLNSVAHPPLLCGYTYNLLFSQVKRVLGNEAWMKKRFYSSLSTSEMAIMQGRLQLILGLMAQLDEQASHSQNEEKIKMIQHTVQYMEQHYDEDLTVEQLANMARMVRWQYSQQFKILTGKKPTDYLVHLRINQAKELLRNSAEPLSRISRQIGFKDEYYFSRCFHKLTGNTPREYANIHLHTQQRIVIDSLGRKVLVPKDATRIVTDGKYTLGELLVLGIPPIGAAISIMKDNVIYHNKLRNIHNLGNWADPDKVAQLQPELLLLSYFHPEQDLQKLDAIAPTVILNSKFKLFERLRYIAKLFERSKAAEKWITTYEDKVRLVRIQLADAYIAGETAAVYLKVGAKFYIMGQNGLAASLYESLGFRPPAKVMDLIEQGQAWIEIQQHQMNHYAGERNFILASAKELQTIAHCPQIAILAELTPGKTHFVDSIWNHSDPITRERLLEALPFIFKKQTM, from the coding sequence ATGGATCAAGCATCGTTGTATATTAGGCTACAACATTATGAGAGTTTTCAAGTTGGTCAGATGATACCAGCGAGTAGCCTTCATGCGAGAATAAATGACAATGAAACAAATTCATGTACATTATTGATAGCCCTCAGTCATGGCATACGGCTGTATATAGACAAAATTGCAATCGATCTGCGACAAGGGAGTTGCATTCTAGTTTTACCTGCACAACGCTACACTATGGAAGCAAGCAACGAAGAGGCACAGCTTGCACGTTTTACCTTTGAGACCTTTGAAGTAGAAGGAATGACTTTGAATTCAGTTGCTCATCCACCCTTGCTTTGTGGTTATACCTATAATCTGTTATTTTCTCAAGTCAAGCGTGTATTAGGAAATGAAGCATGGATGAAGAAGCGATTTTACTCCTCTCTATCCACATCAGAAATGGCTATCATGCAGGGAAGACTTCAGCTAATTCTAGGGTTGATGGCCCAGTTGGATGAGCAAGCTTCCCATTCGCAGAATGAAGAAAAGATAAAAATGATTCAACATACTGTACAGTATATGGAACAGCATTATGACGAGGACTTGACAGTAGAGCAACTAGCTAACATGGCTAGGATGGTCAGATGGCAATATAGTCAACAGTTTAAAATATTGACTGGGAAAAAACCAACTGATTATTTGGTCCATTTACGTATAAATCAGGCAAAAGAACTTCTACGTAATTCCGCTGAGCCATTGAGCAGAATATCTCGACAAATTGGGTTTAAGGATGAATATTATTTCAGCCGATGCTTTCATAAATTAACTGGAAACACTCCGCGTGAATATGCAAATATCCATCTTCATACGCAGCAAAGAATAGTTATCGATTCACTTGGTAGAAAGGTTCTTGTTCCTAAAGATGCAACACGTATTGTGACGGATGGCAAATATACACTTGGAGAATTACTCGTTTTAGGCATACCTCCTATAGGGGCGGCCATCTCTATCATGAAAGATAACGTGATTTATCACAATAAGCTGCGAAACATTCATAATCTGGGAAATTGGGCAGATCCGGATAAAGTGGCACAACTACAGCCGGAGTTATTATTGCTTAGCTATTTTCATCCTGAACAAGATTTGCAGAAATTAGATGCGATTGCTCCTACAGTTATACTGAACAGTAAATTTAAACTATTTGAGCGGTTGCGGTATATCGCTAAACTATTTGAACGTAGTAAAGCGGCGGAGAAGTGGATTACTACATATGAGGACAAAGTAAGACTCGTACGTATACAATTGGCAGATGCTTATATCGCAGGGGAGACGGCGGCTGTTTATCTCAAGGTAGGCGCAAAATTTTATATTATGGGTCAGAATGGATTGGCTGCCAGCTTGTATGAATCACTTGGTTTTCGTCCCCCTGCCAAAGTGATGGACCTAATCGAGCAAGGGCAAGCATGGATAGAAATTCAGCAGCATCAAATGAATCACTATGCTGGAGAACGCAATTTTATCTTGGCTTCTGCGAAAGAATTACAAACTATTGCTCACTGTCCACAAATCGCCATTTTAGCCGAGTTAACTCCCGGTAAGACTCATTTTGTAGATTCTATATGGAATCATAGTGATCCCATCACACGTGAACGGTTGTTAGAAGCGCTGCCGTTTATTTTTAAGAAGCAAACGATGTGA
- a CDS encoding ABC transporter substrate-binding protein, giving the protein MTKKLFALIVMTAISMSLMLAGCASSKSDKQNEERPKDELVLAFNSEPETGFDPTIGWGRYGSPLFQSTLLKRDDKLNIVNDLATNYEVDEDGKVWTVHLRDDVKFSDGTPLTAKDVVFTFETAANSGSVVDLNVLEKVEAVNDMTVKFILKEVQSTFVNNLVATGIVPQHAYSEEYAENPIGSGPYQLVQWDKGQQMIVKSNPQYYGQKPNFNKVTFVFLNEDAAFAAAQAGTVDLAYIPAAFSNKKVSGMKLEAVKTVDNRGIVFPYVKSGNFTEDGLPIGNDVTSDPAIRHAIDIAVDRKALIEGVLEGYGAPAYTSVDGLPWWNPDTVIEDGDVDGARKVLEEAGWKDSDGDGILDKGSLKAEFSLYYSANDTIRQSLAITVADMMKPLGINIKIEGGSWDVIGKKMYSEAVLMGWGSHDPYELYNIYGSDNAGVEYYNTGYYKNDTVDEYFKKALHAKSEAEALEFWKKAQWDGTTGLSGKGDAAWTWLVNIDHLYLVKDGLDIGEQRIHVHGHGWPATDNIVDWKWSK; this is encoded by the coding sequence ATGACAAAAAAATTATTCGCTCTTATTGTAATGACTGCTATATCTATGTCGCTTATGTTAGCGGGCTGTGCATCATCTAAATCGGATAAGCAAAATGAAGAGAGACCGAAGGACGAGCTAGTGCTGGCATTTAATTCTGAGCCGGAAACTGGATTTGACCCAACAATTGGTTGGGGACGTTATGGTTCGCCACTATTCCAAAGTACATTGTTAAAAAGAGATGACAAATTGAACATTGTCAACGATCTTGCGACAAATTATGAAGTAGATGAAGATGGCAAGGTTTGGACTGTTCACTTACGTGATGATGTGAAGTTTTCAGATGGTACTCCATTAACAGCGAAAGATGTAGTATTTACATTTGAAACAGCAGCCAACAGTGGGTCGGTGGTCGATTTAAATGTATTGGAGAAAGTCGAAGCGGTTAATGACATGACAGTAAAATTCATATTAAAAGAAGTACAATCAACATTTGTCAACAATCTAGTGGCTACGGGAATTGTCCCACAACATGCATATAGTGAAGAGTATGCTGAAAATCCTATCGGTTCAGGTCCCTATCAGCTTGTGCAGTGGGACAAGGGACAGCAGATGATTGTGAAGTCGAATCCGCAATACTATGGGCAAAAGCCGAATTTTAATAAAGTGACTTTTGTATTTTTAAATGAGGACGCAGCATTTGCGGCAGCTCAAGCGGGCACAGTCGATCTTGCATATATCCCGGCTGCATTTAGTAATAAGAAAGTATCAGGTATGAAACTTGAAGCCGTTAAAACTGTGGATAATCGTGGAATCGTGTTTCCTTACGTAAAGTCAGGCAATTTTACTGAAGATGGATTACCAATTGGTAATGATGTAACGTCTGATCCAGCCATCCGTCACGCCATTGATATTGCAGTTGATCGAAAAGCGCTAATTGAAGGTGTGTTGGAGGGATACGGAGCACCTGCCTACACATCTGTTGATGGGCTTCCTTGGTGGAATCCAGATACAGTCATTGAAGATGGTGACGTAGACGGAGCGCGTAAAGTATTGGAGGAAGCAGGTTGGAAAGATTCAGATGGTGATGGAATACTGGATAAGGGCTCTTTGAAAGCTGAATTCAGCCTGTACTACTCAGCAAATGATACGATCAGACAATCTCTTGCCATTACAGTTGCAGATATGATGAAACCACTCGGCATTAACATTAAAATAGAGGGTGGAAGTTGGGATGTCATTGGTAAGAAAATGTATTCTGAGGCTGTACTGATGGGCTGGGGAAGTCATGATCCATATGAACTATACAACATCTATGGTAGTGATAATGCTGGGGTTGAGTACTATAATACCGGCTACTATAAAAATGACACAGTAGATGAATACTTTAAGAAGGCCCTTCATGCGAAAAGTGAAGCGGAAGCACTTGAATTTTGGAAAAAGGCACAATGGGATGGCACAACTGGTTTAAGTGGAAAAGGAGACGCGGCATGGACGTGGCTAGTGAATATCGACCATTTGTATTTAGTAAAAGATGGTCTTGATATCGGAGAGCAAAGAATCCATGTACATGGGCATGGTTGGCCAGCTACAGATAATATTGTCGATTGGAAATGGAGTAAATAA
- a CDS encoding saccharopine dehydrogenase NADP-binding domain-containing protein, which produces MKRDKIVVIGGYGQVGSIICKHLDRAFPGKVYAAGRNAEKAQQLVKQSNGSIQAMVLDIDNTIVSAQLEQVQQVIVCVEQKNTDFVQHCLQHGIDYIDISASYSFLQQIEALHDQAKHYKTTAVISVGLAPGITNLLAKYIQSKLESVRELTIYIMLGLGDRHGKAAINWTLHEALQSFERYEDNQKVRVNSFVDKGQVYFDENYGVKTAYDFNFADQHVLRHTLSIPLVKTRLCFDSTLVTKGLHILKKTGLIHCVPIQLLTYLFSTIHVGKPTFMVKVIGKGNNNQVEETMVQGTEEAMITAIMACHISQSLYDGKVPFGVYHSEQLFSWEEIYPIVKSRIEWKGN; this is translated from the coding sequence ATGAAGAGAGATAAAATAGTTGTCATTGGTGGATATGGGCAAGTAGGCAGTATTATTTGTAAGCATTTAGATAGGGCTTTTCCAGGAAAGGTATATGCAGCCGGAAGAAATGCTGAAAAAGCACAGCAATTAGTGAAACAAAGTAACGGTTCCATTCAAGCGATGGTGCTAGATATAGACAACACTATTGTGTCGGCTCAGTTGGAGCAAGTGCAGCAAGTAATTGTCTGTGTCGAGCAAAAAAATACTGATTTTGTACAGCATTGCTTGCAACATGGAATAGACTATATTGATATTTCAGCTTCGTATTCTTTTTTACAGCAAATTGAAGCGTTACATGACCAAGCGAAACACTATAAAACTACAGCGGTAATAAGTGTAGGATTAGCCCCGGGTATTACCAACCTTTTGGCTAAATATATTCAATCAAAATTAGAAAGCGTTAGAGAGTTAACCATTTATATCATGCTAGGCTTAGGAGATCGACATGGCAAAGCTGCGATTAACTGGACATTACATGAGGCGTTACAATCTTTTGAGCGATATGAGGATAATCAAAAAGTAAGGGTGAATAGTTTTGTTGATAAGGGGCAAGTATATTTTGATGAAAACTATGGTGTCAAAACAGCCTATGATTTTAATTTTGCTGACCAACATGTACTTCGCCATACATTATCCATTCCACTCGTTAAAACGAGACTTTGTTTTGATTCGACCTTAGTAACGAAAGGTTTACATATCTTGAAGAAAACGGGGCTTATCCATTGCGTTCCTATTCAATTATTGACCTACTTATTTTCTACTATTCATGTAGGGAAACCTACATTTATGGTAAAGGTGATTGGTAAAGGTAATAATAATCAAGTAGAAGAAACGATGGTTCAGGGAACGGAAGAAGCAATGATTACAGCTATTATGGCGTGCCATATATCACAAAGTCTTTATGACGGAAAAGTACCTTTTGGTGTATATCATAGCGAGCAACTTTTTTCCTGGGAGGAGATCTATCCGATAGTAAAATCGAGAATTGAATGGAAAGGTAACTAA
- a CDS encoding class I SAM-dependent methyltransferase — MDLHWTDKSVITYDQTISNKIAGYALLYDLTSYLLAVDFQQATVRKDMLVIGAGGGQELITFAPINPLLHFTAIDSSETMLKRAQQRAMEYQNQIDYAIESWQDYRITTTYDAASCLLVLHFIEGYEEKRQFLKKVADSLESGAKFYVATMYKEDEPSMSNQLAAWKGYMLHHHISEGHATQFEQTFDGHYHLLKEQELLALLTSCGFTSISRYFNSFLLAGYICMKQ; from the coding sequence ATGGATTTACATTGGACAGATAAGAGTGTGATAACGTATGATCAAACGATTTCAAATAAGATTGCAGGGTATGCGCTTCTTTATGATTTAACGAGTTACTTGTTAGCGGTTGATTTTCAACAAGCAACGGTGAGGAAAGATATGCTAGTTATTGGTGCAGGGGGAGGGCAAGAATTAATAACATTTGCGCCAATTAACCCACTACTCCATTTTACAGCCATTGACTCTTCGGAGACTATGTTAAAAAGAGCACAACAGCGGGCAATGGAATACCAAAATCAAATTGATTATGCGATAGAAAGTTGGCAAGATTATCGGATAACAACAACTTATGATGCAGCAAGCTGTTTATTAGTGTTGCATTTTATTGAAGGCTATGAAGAAAAACGACAATTTCTAAAAAAGGTAGCAGATTCACTAGAATCAGGAGCTAAGTTTTATGTAGCGACTATGTATAAAGAAGATGAACCTTCAATGAGCAACCAATTAGCTGCATGGAAGGGATATATGTTACATCATCACATTTCAGAAGGCCATGCTACACAATTTGAGCAAACTTTTGATGGACACTATCATTTATTAAAAGAACAAGAACTGCTTGCGTTATTAACATCATGTGGCTTCACATCAATCAGTCGCTACTTCAATTCATTTTTATTAGCAGGTTACATCTGTATGAAACAATAG
- the nikR gene encoding nickel-responsive transcriptional regulator NikR, which produces MQDSTLKRFGISMEGSLLRKFDDLVQQKGYENRSEAVRDLIREAIIQQSWEGGEQIIAGSILLFYDHHQRNLLEEMTRIQHSVHDVILATTHFHLNHDSCLELIVVKGKAKEIQELSHKLTSLKGVSYGNFTVAPVEQI; this is translated from the coding sequence ATGCAGGATTCAACGTTAAAGAGATTTGGCATCTCAATGGAAGGTAGTTTACTTAGGAAATTTGATGATTTGGTTCAACAAAAGGGGTATGAAAATCGCTCGGAAGCGGTTCGAGATCTTATTCGGGAGGCAATTATTCAGCAATCATGGGAAGGTGGAGAACAGATTATTGCAGGAAGTATTCTTTTGTTTTATGACCATCATCAACGCAATTTACTTGAAGAGATGACAAGGATTCAACATAGTGTGCACGATGTTATTCTTGCGACAACACACTTCCATTTGAATCATGATAGCTGTCTTGAACTGATTGTTGTGAAAGGAAAAGCAAAAGAAATTCAGGAACTAAGCCATAAACTGACGAGTTTGAAAGGCGTGTCATATGGAAATTTTACAGTAGCGCCCGTGGAACAAATTTAA
- a CDS encoding helix-turn-helix transcriptional regulator, producing MHSLQVRSSNNSYLFRKKILRKLKTTLPYEAFCFTTVDPHTLLSTGAITDERIELLHPELFENEYIEQDINRYSCLLNEKTYCNTLYEGTKGELSSSKRFHKILSPAKFHDELRAVLVHKERCYGFLTLFRTQEQGFFSLEDIAYMKRSIPSIAKGLKDSIYQSYQTSKMIHAASVETGIIILNQDFEIISTNQTGIHLVEWLRQQENIENHQLPRPIRAICSQVTSSFSTNNSKVIVHAFNQLFMSITASPLLTSSSQIALLIERIRPREMNRLLVELFDLTKREHELVEELLKGNSTKMIADKLYISSYTVQDHLKSIFNKTGVNSRRELIGKINTFYNELHVEY from the coding sequence ATGCATTCACTACAAGTACGTTCCTCAAACAATTCTTATCTGTTTAGAAAAAAGATTTTAAGGAAATTAAAAACAACGCTCCCTTACGAAGCATTTTGTTTTACGACAGTCGATCCGCATACGCTATTATCAACCGGTGCAATAACAGATGAACGAATTGAGTTATTACACCCTGAGTTATTTGAAAACGAATATATAGAACAGGATATCAATCGATATAGCTGTTTACTAAATGAGAAAACTTATTGTAATACGTTATATGAAGGAACGAAAGGTGAATTATCTAGCAGTAAGAGGTTTCATAAAATCCTTTCACCAGCAAAATTTCATGATGAGTTACGTGCTGTTTTAGTACATAAAGAGCGATGCTATGGTTTTTTGACGTTATTTCGCACGCAAGAACAAGGATTCTTTAGCCTTGAAGACATCGCATATATGAAGCGATCGATACCTTCAATTGCAAAAGGTTTAAAAGATTCCATTTATCAGTCCTACCAAACTTCAAAAATGATACATGCTGCTTCTGTTGAAACAGGGATTATTATTCTCAATCAGGATTTTGAAATTATTTCTACGAATCAAACGGGCATCCATTTAGTGGAATGGCTACGCCAACAAGAAAACATAGAAAATCATCAATTACCACGGCCTATTCGTGCAATCTGTTCTCAAGTTACATCATCCTTTTCAACCAACAATTCGAAAGTTATTGTACATGCTTTCAACCAGTTATTTATGTCAATTACAGCAAGTCCCTTACTCACTTCCTCCTCTCAAATTGCCTTACTCATTGAACGTATCCGTCCTCGTGAAATGAATAGACTCTTAGTAGAGCTTTTTGACTTAACCAAAAGAGAGCATGAATTAGTAGAAGAATTATTAAAAGGCAACTCAACCAAAATGATTGCGGACAAACTGTATATATCTAGTTATACGGTTCAAGATCATTTAAAATCGATTTTTAACAAAACAGGTGTAAATAGCCGACGAGAACTTATTGGAAAAATAAACACTTTTTATAATGAATTACATGTGGAATATTAA